One genomic window of Chitinivorax sp. B includes the following:
- the dkgB gene encoding 2,5-didehydrogluconate reductase DkgB, translating into MNIPRIGLGTFRLQDQVVIDAVLNGLAEGYRHIDTAQVYGNEAEVGKAIRQSGVARDALYLTTKIWLDNLSKNKLADSLKASLDKLQVNQVDLTLIHWPSPNNDLSVEEYMTALAEAQQQGLTRAIGVSNFTLRHLQRAIDIVGSHAIANQQIEIHPFLQNRKVVTFCQQQGIRVTAYMPLAYGKVMDEPVLQRIATQRQTTPALISLAWLLQQGLHVIPSSTQRTHLANNLKAADIVLSDDDMQAIAKLDRNERLANPDFSPQWD; encoded by the coding sequence ATGAACATACCCCGCATTGGCCTTGGTACGTTCCGCCTGCAAGATCAAGTTGTCATTGACGCCGTGCTCAACGGGCTGGCGGAAGGCTATCGCCATATCGACACGGCACAGGTTTATGGCAATGAAGCGGAGGTGGGCAAAGCCATTCGTCAAAGCGGTGTTGCCCGTGACGCGTTGTACCTGACCACCAAGATCTGGCTCGACAACCTGAGCAAAAACAAGCTGGCCGACAGCCTGAAAGCGAGTCTCGACAAGTTACAGGTCAATCAGGTCGATCTGACGCTGATCCACTGGCCTTCACCCAACAACGACCTCTCCGTTGAGGAATACATGACTGCACTGGCCGAAGCCCAGCAACAAGGGCTGACGCGTGCGATTGGCGTCTCCAACTTCACCCTCCGCCATTTGCAACGGGCCATTGATATCGTCGGTAGCCACGCGATTGCCAACCAGCAGATCGAGATTCACCCATTCTTGCAAAACCGCAAGGTGGTGACCTTTTGCCAGCAGCAAGGCATTCGGGTAACGGCTTACATGCCACTGGCCTATGGCAAAGTGATGGATGAGCCGGTATTACAACGCATTGCCACCCAGCGGCAAACCACCCCGGCCCTGATCTCGCTGGCATGGTTGCTGCAACAGGGTTTGCACGTCATTCCGTCATCAACTCAGCGGACACATCTGGCCAACAATCTGAAAGCCGCCGACATCGTGCTGAGTGACGACGACATGCAAGCCATTGCCAAGTTGGATCGGAACGAGCGCCTGGCCAACCCTGATTTCAGCCCGCAATGGGACTGA
- a CDS encoding MFS transporter: MPAALWALTLSAFAIGTTEFVIVGLIPTIAISLGVSLPSAGLLVSLYALGVAVGAPVLTALTGRVPRKQLLLGLMALFTLGNLVAWMAPNYEALMAARVLTGLAHGVFFSIGSTIATGLVPKGKGASAIATMFSGLTVALVTGVPLGTFIGQSFGWQATFLAVSLLGVMAFVGSLILIPRQIPMTKPTTLLAQLTVLTKPRLLLVYAMTALGYGGSFIAFTYLAPLLQQVTGFAASSVGWVMLVYGVSVAIGNIWGGKLADSKGPITALQCIFSLLALVLLVLTFTAHSPVLVVATVLAWGAVAFGNVAGLQLYVVKQAERDAPHALDVASGLNIAAFNIGIAGGAWAGGLIVNSLGLLATPWIGAVVVVGALLLTTWAGRLDRQAGIDPRGKPAVTVTAH; the protein is encoded by the coding sequence ATGCCTGCCGCCTTATGGGCGCTGACACTCAGCGCCTTTGCCATTGGCACCACCGAATTCGTCATTGTCGGCCTGATCCCAACCATTGCCATCAGTTTAGGGGTATCGCTACCCTCTGCCGGTTTGCTGGTCAGCCTGTATGCGCTGGGTGTAGCTGTTGGTGCCCCCGTGCTCACAGCCCTGACGGGTCGCGTACCTCGCAAACAACTCCTGCTGGGATTGATGGCATTGTTTACCCTGGGCAACCTGGTCGCTTGGATGGCACCCAACTATGAGGCGCTGATGGCGGCACGGGTACTGACCGGTCTGGCACATGGGGTGTTTTTCTCGATCGGCTCCACGATTGCGACTGGCCTGGTGCCCAAGGGAAAAGGGGCCAGTGCAATTGCCACCATGTTTTCCGGCCTGACGGTTGCGCTGGTGACTGGCGTGCCGCTGGGTACGTTCATCGGTCAAAGCTTCGGCTGGCAGGCCACCTTCCTGGCGGTATCGCTGCTGGGCGTGATGGCATTCGTTGGCAGTCTGATTCTGATTCCACGCCAGATTCCGATGACCAAGCCGACCACCTTGTTAGCCCAACTCACCGTGCTGACCAAACCCCGCCTGCTGCTGGTGTATGCGATGACGGCGCTGGGCTACGGCGGTTCCTTTATCGCCTTTACCTATCTGGCCCCCCTCCTGCAGCAAGTGACCGGTTTTGCCGCCAGCAGCGTGGGCTGGGTGATGCTGGTCTATGGTGTATCAGTGGCAATCGGCAACATCTGGGGTGGCAAACTGGCGGACAGTAAAGGCCCGATCACCGCACTGCAGTGCATTTTCAGCCTGCTGGCGTTGGTGTTGCTGGTATTGACCTTCACCGCCCATTCGCCAGTACTGGTCGTTGCCACTGTGTTGGCCTGGGGTGCCGTGGCGTTTGGCAACGTGGCCGGGCTGCAACTGTATGTGGTGAAACAGGCGGAACGCGATGCACCACATGCGCTGGATGTCGCCTCCGGCCTGAATATTGCTGCCTTCAACATTGGCATTGCCGGCGGCGCCTGGGCGGGTGGGCTGATCGTCAACAGCCTTGGATTGCTGGCCACACCCTGGATTGGTGCTGTGGTCGTTGTTGGCGCGCTACTGCTGACCACCTGGGCCGGACGACTGGATCGACAAGCAGGCATAGACCCACGTGGCAAACCAGCCGTTACCGTCACCGCACACTAG
- a CDS encoding SRPBCC family protein: MFQTIAVLVIVVIAVLLVMAATKPDTFRIQRATTVNAPPEEVFALINDFHRWGTWSPWEKKDPAMKRTFGGPPNGKGAIYEWEGNRDVGKGSMEITDVTAPSKVTIKLDFVKPITGHNTAEFTLNPHGETTDVTWTMSGPTPFISKLMQVFVDVDRMVGKDFEAGLANLKTAAEKQG; the protein is encoded by the coding sequence ATGTTTCAAACCATCGCAGTCCTCGTCATCGTTGTCATCGCTGTGCTGCTTGTCATGGCCGCAACTAAGCCAGATACGTTCCGTATCCAGCGGGCAACGACAGTCAATGCTCCGCCAGAAGAAGTCTTTGCCCTGATCAACGACTTCCACCGCTGGGGCACATGGTCACCCTGGGAGAAAAAAGATCCCGCAATGAAGCGGACATTTGGCGGGCCACCGAATGGCAAGGGTGCCATCTATGAATGGGAGGGAAACCGCGACGTTGGCAAAGGCAGCATGGAGATCACCGATGTCACCGCCCCATCCAAGGTCACCATCAAGCTGGATTTCGTCAAACCGATTACCGGTCACAACACCGCCGAGTTCACATTGAATCCACATGGGGAAACGACGGATGTAACCTGGACCATGTCTGGCCCGACACCCTTTATTTCCAAGTTGATGCAGGTGTTTGTCGACGTAGACCGAATGGTCGGCAAGGATTTCGAGGCAGGGCTGGCCAACTTGAAAACAGCGGCCGAAAAACAGGGCTGA
- a CDS encoding SWIM zinc finger family protein, whose translation MSPLTRSDLLELTADALIALANAGFVKRAQKDIAEGNLPGIEQHDDGTVTARYADGQVTTLPPGKTLRDAQCTCPASGLCRHRVTLVLAYQAHAQAAAPSADADSTTPGTEAPWCPSELADAISTLPAAVQAQAVKLAAARPIIKLTAWQAQSTTPMARLPLCNVRFFSRSSLAHARCDCQQGSGCAHVVVAIWAFQQAHAQRADFVEATVELQPVHTDGEEMSISPLQVADAIQAIDTIRQLANQLWLEGTMQPALAVTSRFEQAQRACTALGWCWVSESLSQLQQSIQDLHARSSRVDGDLILNQLSQLLARLAAAQHADQLTWQGQLPPIPASQILGIGIKGQVALDHLRLVSLGALCWADNQHEGAQLVFVDPDTLAITVLARSWPKMDDQQSNTTLADRRVVGQPLHRLATSQIVTKSAKRHANGLLEIASNTRQTNVLPLSSSSWDNLPAPLRQPSLAALRNYLQHQPPGFTRPLQVIEHVHVLPVANVMDWGWDAANQILQANLQIAEVGDEDEPSNDESLLLCLRHNPASPHAVDRLAHVLAGENGVIHAVAGMVQTVDGRLVMTPLAIMTDRQAHVLAFGPLGHKPTQALPSYAPDRATSDLQTMLGNTCALLSQWLRQGLRHQGQTALTRARDQAALLLQNGLTHCAQALTDTVDSLGNPSPADLANNLAVLHILLGELSEIE comes from the coding sequence ATGAGCCCCTTGACCCGCAGTGACCTGCTTGAGCTGACAGCGGATGCGCTGATTGCACTCGCCAATGCCGGCTTCGTCAAACGCGCGCAGAAAGATATTGCCGAAGGCAACCTACCCGGCATTGAGCAGCACGACGATGGCACTGTGACCGCTCGATATGCCGATGGCCAGGTCACCACCCTGCCCCCAGGCAAAACCTTGCGCGATGCACAATGCACCTGCCCAGCCAGTGGCTTGTGCCGGCATCGCGTGACACTGGTGCTGGCGTATCAAGCCCATGCTCAGGCTGCCGCCCCATCGGCAGACGCTGACAGCACCACGCCCGGGACTGAAGCCCCCTGGTGCCCATCTGAGCTGGCCGACGCCATTTCAACACTGCCGGCAGCAGTACAGGCCCAGGCCGTCAAACTGGCCGCAGCAAGGCCAATCATCAAGCTGACGGCATGGCAAGCACAATCCACCACCCCCATGGCCCGGCTGCCATTGTGCAATGTCCGTTTTTTCTCTCGCAGCAGCTTGGCCCATGCTCGTTGCGATTGCCAACAAGGCAGCGGTTGTGCACATGTGGTGGTCGCCATCTGGGCCTTTCAGCAAGCACATGCCCAACGGGCCGACTTTGTCGAGGCCACCGTCGAGCTGCAACCCGTCCACACGGATGGCGAAGAGATGAGTATTAGTCCGCTGCAAGTCGCGGACGCCATACAGGCCATCGATACGATCCGCCAACTGGCCAACCAGCTTTGGCTGGAAGGCACCATGCAACCGGCGCTGGCAGTGACGTCACGGTTTGAACAAGCCCAACGGGCTTGCACGGCTTTGGGCTGGTGCTGGGTCAGCGAATCGCTCTCACAACTTCAGCAAAGCATCCAGGATCTGCATGCCCGGTCCAGCCGAGTGGATGGCGACCTCATCCTGAACCAGCTGTCGCAACTCCTGGCACGGCTGGCTGCTGCTCAACATGCAGATCAGTTGACCTGGCAAGGCCAATTGCCGCCAATACCAGCCAGCCAGATACTGGGAATCGGCATCAAAGGCCAGGTCGCACTGGACCACTTGCGGCTGGTGTCACTAGGCGCGTTATGCTGGGCCGACAACCAGCATGAAGGGGCGCAGTTGGTGTTCGTCGACCCGGACACGCTGGCCATCACTGTATTGGCCCGCAGTTGGCCCAAAATGGATGACCAGCAATCCAACACCACGTTGGCGGACCGCCGGGTGGTTGGCCAACCGCTGCATCGGCTGGCCACCAGTCAAATCGTCACCAAGAGCGCCAAGCGGCACGCCAATGGCCTGCTGGAAATTGCCAGCAACACCCGGCAGACCAACGTATTGCCACTCTCGTCCAGCAGTTGGGACAACCTGCCTGCGCCGTTGCGGCAGCCCAGCCTGGCCGCGTTGCGTAACTATCTGCAGCACCAACCACCCGGCTTCACCCGGCCATTGCAGGTCATTGAACATGTCCATGTGCTACCTGTGGCCAATGTCATGGATTGGGGCTGGGATGCCGCCAATCAAATCCTGCAGGCCAATCTGCAAATTGCGGAAGTAGGTGACGAAGACGAGCCATCCAATGACGAGTCGTTATTACTTTGCTTGCGACACAACCCCGCCAGTCCACATGCTGTGGATAGACTAGCTCATGTACTGGCCGGCGAAAATGGTGTGATTCATGCTGTAGCCGGTATGGTGCAAACCGTGGACGGCAGACTGGTCATGACACCGTTGGCCATCATGACCGATCGGCAGGCTCATGTCCTGGCATTTGGGCCACTTGGCCACAAACCCACACAGGCCTTACCCTCCTACGCTCCTGATCGGGCCACTTCGGACCTGCAAACGATGCTTGGCAATACATGTGCCCTGTTATCGCAATGGTTGCGACAAGGCCTGCGACATCAGGGTCAAACTGCGTTGACCCGGGCTCGTGACCAGGCGGCTTTGCTTCTACAGAACGGACTGACCCACTGTGCGCAGGCACTGACCGATACGGTCGATTCACTCGGTAACCCTAGTCCTGCCGACTTGGCAAACAATCTGGCGGTGCTACATATCCTATTGGGTGAATTGAGCGAGATTGAGTAA
- a CDS encoding LysR family transcriptional regulator encodes MLNVDALIAFVAIIDAGSFSAAAAQLQQTPSGVSRTLSRLERQLGVSLITRTTRRLDLTEEGRWLLTRARQILMSLAETEAQLHASLSQPCGLLRVNAATPVLNHLIAPLVAGFQRQFPLVRLELIGAESVVDLIEERADVAIRIGPLADSTLNARRLGESRLRLVAAPSYLSRNPMPNNIAELSKHALLGFTSPASLNVWPLMAGQQAGWSIEPAIAASSGETLRHLALNGAGIACLADFLIGGDLNAGLLQPVLADAVLPWAQPVWAVFYKQGALAPRIGCFVDYLASALPL; translated from the coding sequence ATGCTGAATGTCGATGCCTTGATTGCTTTTGTCGCCATCATCGATGCCGGTTCGTTTTCTGCCGCCGCGGCCCAGCTGCAACAAACGCCTTCTGGCGTCAGTCGTACCTTGTCCCGTTTGGAAAGACAGTTGGGTGTCAGCTTGATTACGCGAACGACACGACGGTTGGATCTGACCGAAGAGGGCCGTTGGTTGCTGACCAGAGCTCGGCAGATTCTGATGTCGTTGGCCGAAACAGAAGCCCAACTGCATGCCAGTCTGTCGCAGCCATGCGGTCTGTTGCGGGTGAATGCAGCTACCCCGGTGCTCAATCACTTGATTGCACCACTGGTGGCCGGTTTTCAACGACAATTTCCACTGGTACGGCTTGAACTGATCGGGGCGGAAAGCGTGGTGGATCTGATTGAAGAGCGTGCCGACGTCGCCATTCGTATCGGCCCATTGGCTGATTCCACATTGAATGCACGGCGACTGGGGGAAAGCCGTTTGCGGTTGGTGGCAGCCCCGTCATATTTGTCACGTAATCCAATGCCCAACAATATTGCTGAGCTTTCGAAACACGCGTTGCTTGGGTTCACCAGTCCGGCATCGCTCAATGTTTGGCCGTTGATGGCTGGCCAGCAGGCCGGTTGGTCAATTGAACCGGCAATTGCCGCATCCAGCGGCGAAACGTTACGACACTTGGCACTGAACGGTGCGGGCATTGCCTGCCTTGCCGACTTTCTGATTGGCGGCGACCTGAACGCCGGTCTGCTTCAGCCTGTGCTGGCAGATGCTGTCTTACCTTGGGCACAACCGGTCTGGGCTGTGTTTTACAAGCAGGGTGCGTTGGCACCACGCATCGGTTGTTTTGTGGACTACTTGGCAAGTGCTTTGCCGTTGTAA
- a CDS encoding PEP-CTERM sorting domain-containing protein, with translation MKSIVNKALCIITTIAGIGLATQASALTMLDFENPQSVGLSAIPYWQGSALPDSAKVNRHFADLGIVAENTVLLDGGVGHAASGRYMIGGIGSKGFLDYDAPMRFTFVSTKDGNSPMLTDFFSINTDRAGGSGNSITLYGYAVDGSLIGKVTQVEGGGNDHLELAGLGLFHSVVVDPSLSNPSTGGIGFDMLTFGDLQAFIPSNKVPEPSILSLAALGLLGLGHLRRNRT, from the coding sequence ATGAAATCAATCGTTAATAAAGCGTTGTGCATCATCACAACAATCGCAGGGATAGGCTTGGCTACACAAGCCAGTGCATTGACCATGCTGGATTTCGAAAACCCGCAATCCGTCGGCTTGAGCGCCATTCCATACTGGCAAGGTAGCGCATTGCCGGATAGCGCGAAAGTGAATCGCCACTTTGCCGATCTGGGCATCGTTGCCGAAAACACAGTATTGCTTGATGGTGGCGTGGGCCATGCTGCATCAGGTCGTTACATGATTGGTGGCATTGGTAGCAAAGGCTTTCTGGATTACGATGCCCCAATGCGCTTCACCTTTGTTTCCACCAAAGATGGCAACAGCCCCATGCTAACGGACTTCTTCAGCATCAATACTGACCGTGCAGGTGGCAGCGGTAATAGCATCACACTATACGGTTATGCGGTGGATGGCAGCTTGATTGGCAAAGTGACACAGGTAGAAGGCGGTGGCAACGATCACCTGGAACTGGCAGGTTTGGGCCTGTTTCATTCAGTCGTGGTCGACCCTAGCCTGAGCAACCCATCCACCGGCGGAATCGGTTTCGACATGCTGACGTTCGGCGACCTGCAGGCATTCATACCCAGCAACAAAGTCCCGGAACCCAGTATCTTATCGCTGGCGGCACTCGGCTTGCTGGGACTGGGTCATTTGCGTCGCAACCGCACATAG
- a CDS encoding Lar family restriction alleviation protein: protein MNPCPRCGQPGEVRKSGSNRCWVQCIKFGKDGNCKAISTICPTRAEAIAAWNKMR, encoded by the coding sequence GTGAACCCGTGCCCACGTTGTGGCCAGCCCGGTGAAGTGAGGAAGTCGGGCTCGAACCGTTGCTGGGTGCAATGCATCAAATTCGGTAAGGATGGCAATTGCAAAGCGATTTCGACGATCTGCCCAACCAGGGCCGAAGCGATTGCGGCGTGGAACAAGATGCGCTGA
- a CDS encoding VWA domain-containing protein, which produces MSRHQALQLSISDPLTRWRLLLGEAAQGCLGDLPGEAQAADAALEWLYGRDPDRKARGERSASRHGGHEKSQLTTPDWINTIHELFPKEVIERLEQDAVERFGIDEVVTNLEVLERIEPSPSLLRAVLHTKHLMNPDVLAAARKLVAEVVRRIMEQLATDVRQAFSGSRDRRRRSWVPVARNFDFKRTVQDNLHRWDPQRKKLYLDKPAFMSRVKRHTEQWDVILLVDQSGSMVDSVIHSAVMAACLWSLPGMRTHLVAFDTAVVDLTDDVADPVELLMKVQLGGGTDIAKAVGYAQSLIHNPQKSVVVLISDFYEGGSDHELVRRVKTLVENGTQVLGLAALDADATPNYDRETATRMVNAGAHIGAMTPGQLAAWLAEKIRR; this is translated from the coding sequence ATGAGCCGCCACCAAGCGCTACAACTTTCCATATCCGATCCATTGACCCGCTGGCGCCTGCTGCTGGGCGAAGCCGCCCAGGGCTGCCTGGGAGATTTGCCCGGTGAGGCCCAGGCAGCCGATGCCGCACTGGAATGGCTGTATGGGCGCGACCCCGACCGCAAGGCGCGGGGTGAGCGGTCCGCCAGTCGGCATGGCGGGCACGAGAAATCGCAACTGACCACACCGGACTGGATCAACACCATTCACGAGCTGTTCCCGAAGGAGGTCATCGAACGACTGGAACAGGATGCAGTGGAGCGTTTCGGCATTGACGAAGTAGTGACCAACCTGGAAGTGCTGGAGCGCATCGAGCCCTCGCCCAGTCTGCTGCGTGCCGTGCTGCACACCAAGCATCTGATGAACCCGGACGTGCTGGCTGCAGCACGCAAGCTGGTGGCCGAAGTGGTCCGCCGCATCATGGAACAATTGGCCACCGACGTGCGGCAAGCCTTTTCGGGCAGCCGTGATCGGCGGCGGCGATCCTGGGTTCCCGTGGCGCGCAACTTCGATTTCAAGCGTACCGTACAGGACAACCTGCACCGCTGGGATCCGCAACGCAAAAAGCTGTACCTCGACAAACCGGCTTTCATGAGCCGGGTCAAACGCCATACCGAGCAGTGGGATGTCATCCTATTGGTTGACCAAAGCGGCTCGATGGTGGATTCGGTGATCCATTCCGCCGTGATGGCAGCCTGTCTGTGGAGCCTACCCGGCATGCGCACGCATCTGGTAGCGTTCGATACTGCGGTGGTTGACCTGACCGATGATGTTGCCGACCCGGTCGAGCTGTTGATGAAAGTCCAGTTGGGTGGCGGTACTGATATTGCCAAAGCCGTGGGCTATGCGCAGTCGTTGATCCACAATCCGCAAAAGTCGGTGGTGGTCCTGATCAGCGATTTCTATGAAGGCGGCAGTGATCACGAGTTGGTCAGACGTGTGAAAACCCTGGTGGAAAACGGCACTCAGGTATTGGGCCTAGCCGCACTGGATGCCGACGCAACCCCCAACTATGACCGTGAAACCGCCACTCGGATGGTCAACGCCGGTGCCCATATCGGGGCAATGACGCCTGGCCAGTTGGCCGCCTGGCTGGCAGAAAAGATACGCCGATGA
- the ampC gene encoding class C beta-lactamase, translating into MKPSKWLPLLTALFLANSQAADNTDPANLQDTIVKAIQPIIQQYAIPGMAVAVTVDGKHTFHYYGVASKDTQQPISSDTLFEIGSISKTFTATLAAYASDTGKLSFSDTVSKHLPALQGSQFDNISLLHLATHTAGSLPLQVPDKINHIDQLTAYLKRWQSDFAAGTHRNYSNVSIGLLGLITAKSLNQSFESAMSQHVFSKLGLTNTYITVPTAKMRFYAQGYTKADQPIRLQPGLLGTEAYSMKASAADMIRFVDANMQVNKIDTPLQRAIDATHTGYFKSGDITQDLIWEQYPYPVKLEQLQSGNGDTMIFNANPATQLTPPQPPTTNALINKTGSTNGFAAYVAYIPARKIGIVILANKSYPIAPRLIAANKILTRLDSMANTGR; encoded by the coding sequence ATGAAACCTTCAAAGTGGTTGCCCTTGCTGACCGCCCTATTCCTCGCAAACAGTCAGGCTGCTGACAATACCGACCCAGCCAACCTGCAAGACACCATTGTCAAAGCCATCCAACCGATCATTCAACAATACGCGATCCCCGGTATGGCCGTCGCCGTGACGGTAGATGGTAAACATACGTTCCACTATTACGGTGTCGCTTCAAAAGATACCCAGCAGCCCATCAGCAGCGACACGTTGTTTGAAATCGGCTCAATCAGCAAAACCTTCACCGCCACCCTGGCCGCGTATGCAAGTGACACTGGCAAACTGTCATTCTCAGACACTGTCAGCAAACACCTGCCTGCATTACAGGGCAGCCAATTTGACAACATCAGTCTGTTGCATCTTGCTACCCATACCGCTGGTAGCCTGCCACTGCAGGTGCCCGACAAAATCAACCATATTGATCAGTTGACGGCTTATCTGAAACGCTGGCAATCCGACTTTGCTGCTGGCACCCATCGCAACTATTCCAATGTCAGCATCGGTCTGCTGGGCCTGATCACGGCCAAAAGCCTGAATCAATCATTTGAATCCGCCATGAGCCAACATGTATTCAGCAAGCTGGGCCTGACCAACACCTACATCACCGTACCCACAGCCAAGATGAGGTTCTATGCACAGGGCTATACCAAGGCCGATCAACCGATACGTTTGCAACCTGGATTATTGGGGACTGAGGCCTATAGTATGAAAGCCAGTGCGGCAGACATGATTCGCTTCGTCGATGCCAATATGCAGGTCAACAAGATTGATACCCCCCTGCAACGCGCCATTGATGCCACCCATACTGGCTATTTCAAATCAGGCGACATTACGCAGGACCTGATCTGGGAACAGTATCCTTACCCAGTGAAGCTGGAGCAACTCCAGTCAGGCAACGGTGACACCATGATCTTCAATGCCAACCCAGCCACCCAGTTGACACCACCGCAGCCACCGACAACGAATGCACTCATCAACAAAACCGGCTCCACCAACGGCTTTGCAGCCTATGTTGCCTATATCCCCGCCAGGAAAATTGGCATCGTGATTCTGGCCAACAAGAGCTACCCCATTGCACCACGATTGATTGCAGCCAACAAAATTTTGACCCGACTGGATAGCATGGCCAACACAGGGAGATAA
- a CDS encoding transporter substrate-binding domain-containing protein, whose protein sequence is MLRQVGIIGVALAAQLSWGRDIMLCGVEWAPFTYTDKQKIVSGGTFAMLTEAFRRLGLRFQANELPWPRCLEYVKSGRYDAVIDNAPSPHFISGQHPTGNYPLGVYVLDTFPQTTFSWSAMQGKTIGMVRGYDYTAKITSFKGWHPNYATTDEDMLRKLARHRYDYVVLDPYTAPILAERLQIKIRVLTPLLDSTKLYLTFNKNKRELAAAYDRVVGEMIKDGTLEKIYKEQMPYGYQAIMQMSVSP, encoded by the coding sequence ATGCTCCGCCAAGTTGGCATCATCGGCGTTGCGTTGGCTGCACAGCTCTCCTGGGGGCGGGATATCATGCTGTGCGGGGTTGAATGGGCACCGTTCACCTATACTGACAAACAAAAGATTGTCAGTGGCGGTACCTTTGCCATGTTGACTGAAGCATTTCGTCGGCTCGGACTCCGCTTTCAAGCCAATGAACTCCCCTGGCCCCGTTGCCTGGAGTATGTCAAATCAGGGCGTTACGATGCGGTGATAGACAATGCGCCATCACCGCATTTCATCAGTGGCCAACACCCTACGGGCAACTACCCACTTGGCGTCTATGTGCTGGATACTTTTCCACAAACCACATTCAGCTGGTCGGCCATGCAAGGCAAAACCATCGGCATGGTCCGTGGTTACGACTACACAGCCAAAATTACCAGCTTCAAGGGCTGGCACCCTAATTACGCCACCACGGATGAGGACATGCTGCGCAAGCTGGCACGGCACCGCTATGACTACGTTGTGCTGGACCCATATACGGCTCCCATTCTTGCCGAACGGCTACAGATCAAAATCCGGGTACTCACCCCCTTGCTCGACTCCACCAAGCTCTATCTCACCTTCAACAAGAATAAGCGCGAACTGGCCGCCGCATATGATCGGGTTGTCGGCGAGATGATCAAAGATGGGACACTGGAAAAGATTTACAAGGAACAGATGCCATATGGTTATCAGGCCATCATGCAGATGTCCGTCAGCCCCTGA
- a CDS encoding haloacid dehalogenase-like hydrolase, protein MSIPSRLASLVLLTSLSLGAHATDLKHWPTEAANKLNVLIKQHANKGAYAVFDMDNTSYRYDLEESLLPFLEMKGVLTRDKLDPSLKLIPFKDTDTSKESLNSYYFRLCEIDDLVCYPWVAQVFSGFTLKELKGYVDELMAYDKPVPIQYYQGDKLVNGTVNPPKPFAGMQELYNKLQENGIEVYVMTAASEELVRMVAADPKYGYNARPQNVLGVNLLLKDRKTGELTTSRMQIKKGKYDQARNQQLELTPYLVNPMTWYEGKLGTIHGWIDQWKKPILVGGDTPLSDGYMLLNGVDVEKGGMRLWVNRKAKYMPQMQSWWEDAAKKQAALSQPVTADKNWVIVKPEEIQ, encoded by the coding sequence ATGTCCATTCCCTCCCGCCTTGCGTCCCTTGTCCTGCTGACTAGTTTGAGCCTGGGCGCCCACGCCACCGATCTGAAACACTGGCCAACTGAAGCGGCCAACAAGCTGAATGTCCTGATCAAGCAACATGCCAACAAAGGCGCCTATGCCGTATTCGATATGGACAACACCAGCTATCGCTACGATCTGGAAGAATCCCTGCTACCGTTTTTGGAAATGAAAGGTGTGCTGACCCGCGACAAACTTGACCCATCGCTCAAACTGATCCCGTTCAAGGATACTGATACAAGCAAGGAAAGCCTGAATTCCTACTATTTCCGCCTGTGTGAAATCGACGATCTGGTCTGCTACCCCTGGGTTGCCCAGGTGTTTTCCGGGTTCACCCTCAAAGAACTCAAAGGTTACGTGGATGAACTGATGGCTTACGACAAGCCCGTTCCCATCCAATACTACCAGGGTGACAAGCTCGTCAACGGTACCGTCAATCCGCCCAAACCCTTCGCGGGCATGCAAGAGCTGTACAACAAGCTGCAAGAAAATGGTATCGAAGTCTATGTGATGACTGCCGCTAGTGAAGAACTGGTCCGCATGGTCGCCGCTGACCCGAAATACGGCTACAACGCCAGGCCGCAAAACGTGCTGGGTGTGAATCTACTGCTGAAAGACCGCAAAACCGGCGAGCTGACTACATCTCGCATGCAGATCAAAAAGGGCAAATACGACCAGGCCCGCAATCAGCAACTGGAACTGACTCCATACCTTGTTAACCCAATGACCTGGTACGAAGGCAAGCTTGGCACCATCCACGGTTGGATCGATCAATGGAAAAAACCCATTCTGGTTGGCGGTGATACCCCATTGTCAGATGGCTATATGTTATTGAACGGTGTGGATGTAGAAAAAGGCGGTATGCGCCTGTGGGTCAACCGCAAAGCCAAGTACATGCCACAAATGCAAAGTTGGTGGGAAGATGCAGCCAAGAAACAGGCTGCATTGAGTCAACCCGTTACTGCCGACAAAAACTGGGTGATCGTGAAACCCGAAGAAATCCAGTAA